The following nucleotide sequence is from Candidatus Bipolaricaulis sibiricus.
ACAGGAACACGTGTTTGACGGCAAAGACCCGGTTCTCGAGACACGAGCTCACCCCCTCGCCGCAGTCGAACAGAATGCGATCCGGACCGTAGTAGATCCAGGTGGAGTAGAGCGCCTTCGAGTAGAGGACCGCCTTCATGTCCGTCTCCGATGGTACAGCACAACTGAACGCAGATCACAACACGATGTGCCCTCCGCGGCATCCGGAGCGTCCCCGCGCGCGATGAACCGCCTTCTCGCCGGGAGTACACTCGTCCCCGCCATGCTCGACCTACGAGAGATCCGCACCGACCCCGCAGGCACGTTGGCCCGCCTCCGGCGGCGTGATCCAACGCTTGACCTCGCGCCGTTGCTTGCTCTTGACGAGGAGCGGCGCCTGCTGACCCAGAAGGTGGACGACCTGCGTCGCCAGCAGAACGAAGCCTCGGAGCGCATCGCGATCCTGGGGCGGGAGAGCCGGCACGCGGACAAGGAACCGCTGCTGGCGCAGATGCGTGACGTCGCTGCAGAGCGGAAGGAGGCGGAGGCCCGCCTCCAGGTGGTCGAGCGAGAGCTCGAGTCCCAGGTCCTCGCCCTTCCCAACATCCCCCATGACTCGGTCCCCGACGGAACGAAGGAGGAGAAGGTCATCCTCCGAACGCACGGGGACAAGCCCCGGTTCGCGTTCCCGCCGCAGCACCACGTCGCTCTGGCCCAGAATCTGGGTCTCCTTGATCTCGAGCGGGCAGCCAAGGTCACAGGGGCACGGTTCCCGATGTACACAGGGCTGGGAGCGCGCCTCGAGTTTGCCCTTCTCCACTGGATGTTCGAACTGCACGTGCGCGAGCACGGCTACATCCCGATCCTCCCACCGATCCTCGCCAACCGGGCATCATTCGTGACCTCGGGCCAGTTTCCGAAGTTCGCGTCCGAGGTCTACGCCTGTCCCGAGGACGACCTGTTCCTCAATCCAACGGCCGAAGCTCTCCTCGTGAACCTTCACCGGGATGAGCTGCTGTCCGAGGCCGAGCTTCCTCGGCGCTATGTGGCCTACACCCCTTGTTTCCGCCGCGAGGCGGGAACCTACGGAGAAGAGCAGCGGGGGCTGATCCGCGTCCACCAGTTCAACAAGGTCGAGCTGTTCCACTACACGAAGCCGGAGGCGTCGTACGCCGCCCTCGACGAGATCGTCCTCCACGCGGAGACGATCCTGCAGAGGCTGGGGCTCCACTACCGGGTGGCCCTCCTGCCGGCGGGCGACCTGGCACAACAAGCATCGAAAACGGTCGACGTCGAGGTATGGCTTCCCGGCCAGGAGCGGTACTACGAGGTCTCGTCGTGCTCGAACTGCGAGGACTACCAGGCCCGGCGGGGCAACATCCGCTACCGTCCCGCGGGCGGTGGAAAGCCGCGATTCGTCCACACCCTGAACGGATCGGCACTCGCCACGTCACGCCTGTTCGCCGCGATTCTCGAGCAGAACCAGACCGAGGACGGAACCGTGCTCCTGCCCGCGGTCCTCGCCGACCTTCTCGGCCAGAAAACGCTCCCGTAGCCACTTCGGCGCGAGTGCGTTGCGGATCGGTCGGCCTCGCGAGGGCGACCCAACGCACACGACAAGCGGCCGCTCTGCCCCCCAGCCCGCGTAGTTCGCCGAGGAGAACGAGAGTGCACTCGCACCTAGCCCGCGGCCCCACGGGGTCTTGGAGGAGCCTCCCCCTGCGGTCCGGGCGGTGACAACCGGGCAGCAGAGATCGCACTGCGGACAGCCCAAACCTCGGTGCCACAAGCCGCCGCACCCCACGCCCGCGGCGCCCACAGTCCCCGTGGATCCCAGCCTGCCCGGGCCACGATGGGGGGTAGACCCGACAACGTCGCCCCCCGCGTCCAGCAACCCGCGACTGGGGTGTGAACCGAGCGGAGCGTGGTACCGATCACAGACAGACCCTGCGCGGCTTGGTACCATGTCAGAGGTGCATTGATCCCAAGGAGGGAGACCATGCGTAAGGCAGTGGTGTTGGTGTGTGCGATGGCACTCGGCGCAGCCATCGCGTGGGGCCAGGGATGGGTGTCCCGCGGGCCGATCTACATCTACGGCGACGCGCAGTTCACCTGGGAGAACGGGGTGATCAAGGGCGCGGGGACACCAGAGGATCCGTATGTCATCGAGGGCTGGATCATCGACACCCGTGGCCACGACTACGGAATCTACATCGACGGCACGCGGGCCCATTTCGTGATCCGCGACTGCCAGATCCGCTATCCGCTGGAGAAGGCGGGGATCATGTTCTCCAACGTTCGCAACGGCCGCATCGAGGGCACGGCGGTGTTCGGGGGCCGAGTGGGAATCCACCTCCTCGTCTCCTCCGGGAACGTGATCACCGGGAACGCGATCGGCTACTGCGACCATGGCATCGTCCTCGGACCCGCCGCGCAGGGGAACGAGATCTACGGGAACAGCATCATCAACTGCGGCTTCCCCGCCCGTCAGGAGATGCCCAACAACCGCTGGTACAAGGACGGTCGTGGCAACTACTGGTCCGACTATCGTGGGCAAGATCTGAACAAGGACGGGATTGGGGATACCCCGTACGAACTCGTCCCTGACCAGTACCCCCTCATGGAGGCACCCGTGAAGCTCCCTGCCGGAGCGAGCCGCCTCAGCACCGTGGACTTGGCCAAGGTTCAAGAACGGGGCATCGTTGCCCTCGCCCCGGGGAGCCTCGTCCGCCTCCTTGCCCGGGACGTCGGCGTGGGCGTTGCCAACGTGTTCTATCGCCTTGACGAAGGGCAGTGGCTCACGTATAAGGATCCTTTCCCACTTCCAAACCGGGCGATGGTGCGAATGGAGTACTACGCGGTCGACAAGCTAGGGAACCGCGAGAAGACCAAGCAACTCGTCATCTACCTCGACATCGAACCACCCGTGACTCGGATCGTGGCCGGCGATCCCCACTACTACGCCCCCGATGGGAAGTTGTGGATCACCTCGCGAACGAAGATCGAGCTTCGCGCAGACGACGCGTCCGGCTTTGCGAACATCTTCTACCGCATCGCCGGTGGCGATTGGCGTTCCTACGTCGAACCATTCGTTGTCCCCGGGCCCGAGGGTCCGTACAAGGTGGAGTACTACGCCATCGACCTGTACGGCAACCGCGAGGGTGTGCAAGCAACGATTCTCTGGAAGGACGACTCCTCGCCTGAGACGGAGACCCACACCGGAGGCAGGGACCCTTTTGAGGTAGGGGGGACGGGCCCCACCACCGCTCCAGTCCTGCCTGCTCAGCCCGTCCCTGAGCCGGTGCTCACCCCGGTGCCCCAGCCCGCCCCCGAACCTAGGCCGACCCCGGAGCCGGTCCCCGAGCCCCAACCCGAGCCCGTGCCCGCACCGCAGCCCCAACCCCAACCGGAGCCCGAGCCGGAACCAACGTCTCCTACAACCACCCTCACGTTCCGAGTCACCCTCACCTCGATCTCCCTCCTTGAGGAAACAGGCGTGGGGGTGGACTGGACGTTCACCTACTCCCTCAACGGCGTCGAACGGGTCATCTCGCGGGAGTCCCTCCCGCTCGTCCTCTACACGGGTGAAGCGCGCCGGCTATCCATCACCCTGAGGGCCAAGGAGGGCAATGAGTTCCCCGACATCGGCGAGCACACACTCACGCTGGAAGCCCCGTGGACCCTCGCCACCTACGACCTCGAGGTTCCGGTGTACGTCGGGAACGACCCCCAGTCTGCGTTGGTCGGGGTGTGGCGGTTCACGATCCGGGTCTCCGAGGAGCCTTGAGGCCGGACCGGCATTTGAGCTCAGCAGAGAGAGCGGCCCGCCCTGGCGGGCCGCTCTGCCCTCGGCCCCCCTTGGCACCAGACTCACCCCACTGAGATGCGCGTCCTGTTCGCCGCCGCAGAGCTGGCACCGTTCGCCAAGGTGGGGGGACTTGGCGACGTGGCCGCCGCCCTCCCCGCTGCCCTCTCCCGGTTGGGGGTCGACGTCCGTGTGGCCGTGCCGAAGTACCGCGGGGTCCTGGCGGGGGCTGGCCCGATAGCCACGTTCGATGTCCCCGTGGGCGGGGACAACCGACGGTGCACGGTGTTCGAGGGGCGCCTGCCCACGGCCGATGTCCCCGTGTACTTCTTGGGCCACGATCCGTACTTCGACCGCTCTGGAGTGTACGGCGAGGGCGGCTCGGGGTACCCCGACGAGTTGGAGCGTTTCACGTTCCTGTCCCGGGCCGCACTGGAGCTCGGCCCGGCCGTGGGCTGGATTCCGCAGGTGATCCACGCCCACGACTGGCACACTGCCCTCATTCCCGTGTCTCTTCGCTCAGGAACAGCAGATCTCCACGCGGCGTCGGTGTTCACCATCCACAATCTCGCCTACCAGGGCCGGTTCTCCAAGGAGAGAGCTGCGAAATTGGGTCTGAACCCTGCTGAAGCACAAGCCGTGGCCCGCGACGGGGAGATCAACCTCTTGCAGGGAGCGATCCGGACTGCGGACTGGATCACCACTGTGTCGCCATCCTATGCCCAGGAGATCCTCGATCGGGGAGAAGGTCTGGAACTCGAACTTCGGGCTCGCCGCAACACCCTCATCGGGATCCTCAACGGGATTGACACCGAGCTGTGGAACCCGCAGACCGATCCCCACCTGTGGTCTCCGTACTCGGTCGCTCGTCTCGCCGGGAAGGGGGAGAACAAGCGCGCGCTCAAACAGGCGCTTGGCCTCGATCCAGCCGAGGTCCCCCTGGTGGGAATGGTGTCTCGATTGGCAGAGCAGAAGGGCTTCGACCTTGTGATCGAGGGATTCGAGGGGATGCTGGCCCTGGGAATCCAACTCGTGATCTTGGGAGAGGGAGATCCGCGCTACGCCAACTTCCTCCAGGAAGGCGAGCGCCGGTTCCCGGGGCGTGTCCGTGCACTGGTGGAGTTCTCCGAGCGGTGGGCCCATCGGATCGAAGCCGGTGCCGACATCTTCCTCATGCCGTCCCGATTCGAGCCGGCCGGTCTGAACCAGCTCTACTCGCTCCGCTACGGGGCAGTGCCAGTCGTCCGCGCCACGGGGGGCCTCCGGGACACAGTGCAGGACTTTGATCCCGTCCTCGATCGCGGGAATGGGTTCACGTTCGAGGACTACACCACCGAGGCGATGCTCGGGGCCTTGCGCCGGGCAGTGGACCTGTGGCACCACGATCCCCACGCCTGGCACCGGCTCGTTGTCCGTGGCATGACGGAGGACCACTCCTGGGATGCCCCGGCCCGCGAGTACCGGGCCCTGTACGATCGGATCCTCGGACACTGATGCCCCGCGCCGCGGTTCCCGGTCCGCCTCCCAGGCTTCCGCTTGACGTGAACGTACGTCCGGCTACACTGTTGGCCATCTTCCGTCTCAGGAGGTGTCCGAAGTGAGATCCCTTATCTGCGTTCTTGTCGTTTCTGCTTTCGCTTTCGCCCTCACAGCATCAGGTCAGGTCATCCGCATCGGGGTGGTCGGGCCGATGACGTTCATCCAGGGGCGGCACCACTGGCAAGGCGCCCTGCTCGCTGCAGAGGAGATCAACGCCGCCGGAGGGATCACCGTCGGGGGAAAGACCTACACCATCGAGCTCGTCCGCGTGGACTCGAACGAGATGCACCCCGGACCTGACGCGGTGAGCGCCGTCGAACGAGCCATCACGGCGTCCAAGGTCGACTTCCTCGTCGGGGGATTCCGCACCGAAGCGATGCTCGCGATGACTGAGGTTGCGGCCGACTACAAGAAGATCTTCCTCATCGCTGGCGCCGCAGATGACGGGCTGCTCAAGGGCCGGGTGGACAGGAACTACAACCGCTACAAGTACCTGTTCCGGATCACCCCGGTTCGCTCGACCTACCTTGCCCAGGTGTCGTTCATCCTGCTCCGGGAAGTGGTTGACGCGTTTCGGCGCGAGCTTGGGATCGAGCAGCCCAAGATCGCCATCGTCGCCGAGCAGGCAGCATGGGCGAACATGATCGTGACCCTTGTCGCTCTGCAGGCAGGGACTCCTGTGGACAAGGGCGGTTTCGGAGGACAGCACGTGGGCACGTGGCGCCCATCCCCGCTCGCCACGAGCGTTGTGGCTGAGCTCACCGCGGTGGAGAGGGCTGGAGCGCACATCGTGTTCACCGTGTTCTCGGGCCCGGTGGGCGTCGTGTTCGGTCGCGACTGGGGCCGCCTCCAGGTGCCGGTGGCCGCCGTGGGGATCAACGTCGAGGCGCAAGCCCAGGGCTGGCTGGACGCCACCGGGGGGTTTGGCGCCTACACGGCAACTGCAGGCATCTACGCCACCGGGGTCGAAGTCACCCCAGC
It contains:
- a CDS encoding Glycogen synthase, ADP-glucose transglucosylase: MRVLFAAAELAPFAKVGGLGDVAAALPAALSRLGVDVRVAVPKYRGVLAGAGPIATFDVPVGGDNRRCTVFEGRLPTADVPVYFLGHDPYFDRSGVYGEGGSGYPDELERFTFLSRAALELGPAVGWIPQVIHAHDWHTALIPVSLRSGTADLHAASVFTIHNLAYQGRFSKERAAKLGLNPAEAQAVARDGEINLLQGAIRTADWITTVSPSYAQEILDRGEGLELELRARRNTLIGILNGIDTELWNPQTDPHLWSPYSVARLAGKGENKRALKQALGLDPAEVPLVGMVSRLAEQKGFDLVIEGFEGMLALGIQLVILGEGDPRYANFLQEGERRFPGRVRALVEFSERWAHRIEAGADIFLMPSRFEPAGLNQLYSLRYGAVPVVRATGGLRDTVQDFDPVLDRGNGFTFEDYTTEAMLGALRRAVDLWHHDPHAWHRLVVRGMTEDHSWDAPAREYRALYDRILGH
- a CDS encoding ABC transporter, substrate-binding protein (cluster 4, leucine/isoleucine/valine/benzoate); the encoded protein is MRSLICVLVVSAFAFALTASGQVIRIGVVGPMTFIQGRHHWQGALLAAEEINAAGGITVGGKTYTIELVRVDSNEMHPGPDAVSAVERAITASKVDFLVGGFRTEAMLAMTEVAADYKKIFLIAGAADDGLLKGRVDRNYNRYKYLFRITPVRSTYLAQVSFILLREVVDAFRRELGIEQPKIAIVAEQAAWANMIVTLVALQAGTPVDKGGFGGQHVGTWRPSPLATSVVAELTAVERAGAHIVFTVFSGPVGVVFGRDWGRLQVPVAAVGINVEAQAQGWLDATGGFGAYTATAGIYATGVEVTPATVPFIERFQAEFGELPLFTAGTYDALFILADAIRRAGSLETDAVIKALEATDYVSTIGRIVFDELHDPIWGPEHLTGLGVQWQDGAPVAFWPREWRPDPTKLPDLVVSTAGTVPYVIPPWVSDHWKGK
- a CDS encoding Seryl-tRNA synthetase; protein product: MNRLLAGSTLVPAMLDLREIRTDPAGTLARLRRRDPTLDLAPLLALDEERRLLTQKVDDLRRQQNEASERIAILGRESRHADKEPLLAQMRDVAAERKEAEARLQVVERELESQVLALPNIPHDSVPDGTKEEKVILRTHGDKPRFAFPPQHHVALAQNLGLLDLERAAKVTGARFPMYTGLGARLEFALLHWMFELHVREHGYIPILPPILANRASFVTSGQFPKFASEVYACPEDDLFLNPTAEALLVNLHRDELLSEAELPRRYVAYTPCFRREAGTYGEEQRGLIRVHQFNKVELFHYTKPEASYAALDEIVLHAETILQRLGLHYRVALLPAGDLAQQASKTVDVEVWLPGQERYYEVSSCSNCEDYQARRGNIRYRPAGGGKPRFVHTLNGSALATSRLFAAILEQNQTEDGTVLLPAVLADLLGQKTLP